A window of the Streptomyces griseochromogenes genome harbors these coding sequences:
- a CDS encoding extracellular solute-binding protein, producing MTDSHLPRRTLLRYGAYGAGAAALAATAASWDRLTGADIPGRDDGSLVVATLGSAFDPATVDALTKGFHRLHPDIPLRVNAVQAVDWSDFFAKILTQIAAGTAPDLVYVATEGVQLFARRLGVPLDRWVRRDAAQLREYFADVHPSLVESMMYEGNLYQLPMEFNAADIYLNKQVLKRAGAGFPAADWSRDDFTALLREMKRAGDAHFTPYFWTNRLWGGVVPWLFANGTNLLKESKAPGGSWLWDTFYPAADRQGRGGGFRWTTPQATADRVEEAYDYLASLVQEDLCTRPEGGNGSNLVGVFSTSRVGVTPAGGFWAGGLHLAGMRAADYDVQYFPRWRTQRHQFGAAGYALLRTSKKQEAAWEFIKYAARKDTMTRLFQSNQTTPARRSMLNAARYAASGPAHWQVFYDTLDRFPDTGPIPAPPQVAEVTDVLLKYTGTALASPRAVGPALRRMQGDLEQAMEREV from the coding sequence ATGACTGACTCGCACCTCCCCCGCCGCACGCTGCTGCGGTACGGCGCATACGGGGCCGGAGCAGCCGCCCTGGCCGCGACCGCCGCGAGCTGGGACCGGCTCACGGGAGCCGACATCCCCGGCCGTGACGACGGCTCCCTCGTCGTCGCCACCCTCGGCTCCGCCTTCGACCCGGCCACCGTCGACGCCCTCACCAAGGGCTTCCACCGGCTCCACCCCGACATCCCGCTGCGGGTGAACGCGGTGCAGGCCGTCGACTGGTCGGATTTCTTCGCGAAGATCCTCACCCAGATCGCCGCGGGCACCGCCCCCGACCTGGTGTATGTGGCCACCGAGGGCGTGCAGTTGTTCGCCCGGCGGCTCGGCGTGCCCCTGGACCGCTGGGTGCGGCGGGACGCGGCACAGCTGCGTGAGTACTTCGCCGACGTCCACCCCTCGCTGGTGGAGTCGATGATGTACGAGGGGAACCTCTACCAACTGCCGATGGAGTTCAACGCCGCCGACATCTACCTCAACAAGCAGGTGCTGAAACGGGCAGGCGCGGGTTTCCCGGCGGCCGACTGGAGCCGCGACGACTTCACCGCGCTGCTGCGGGAGATGAAACGTGCCGGCGATGCGCACTTCACGCCGTACTTCTGGACCAACCGGCTGTGGGGCGGCGTGGTGCCCTGGCTCTTCGCGAACGGCACGAACCTGCTGAAGGAGTCGAAGGCGCCCGGCGGCTCCTGGCTGTGGGACACCTTCTACCCGGCCGCCGACCGGCAGGGGCGCGGCGGGGGCTTCCGCTGGACGACCCCGCAGGCCACCGCCGACCGGGTCGAGGAGGCGTACGACTATCTCGCCTCCCTCGTTCAGGAGGACCTGTGCACCCGGCCCGAGGGCGGCAACGGCAGCAATCTGGTCGGCGTGTTCTCCACCAGCCGCGTCGGCGTCACACCGGCGGGCGGCTTCTGGGCGGGCGGCCTGCATCTGGCCGGCATGCGGGCCGCCGACTACGACGTGCAGTACTTCCCACGCTGGCGTACCCAGCGCCACCAGTTCGGCGCGGCGGGCTACGCGCTGCTGCGCACCTCGAAGAAGCAGGAAGCCGCCTGGGAGTTCATCAAATACGCGGCCCGCAAGGACACCATGACCCGGCTGTTCCAGAGCAACCAGACCACCCCGGCCCGGCGTTCGATGCTGAACGCCGCACGCTACGCCGCGAGCGGCCCGGCACACTGGCAGGTCTTCTACGACACCCTCGACCGGTTTCCCGACACCGGCCCGATCCCCGCGCCGCCGCAGGTCGCCGAGGTGACCGACGTCCTGCTCAAGTACACCGGCACCGCGCTGGCCTCGCCGCGTGCGGTGGGTCCCGCGCTGCGCCGGATGCAGGGCGACCTGGAGCAGGCCATGGAGCGTGAGGTATGA
- a CDS encoding carbohydrate ABC transporter permease, producing the protein MTNTQVPAVRPRPSTPPAVAERPSVRDRGARLLAALFLAPTVVGIVVFTVVPIIGSIVLSLFHWNVIDPPRFAGGANYRTTFTDSTVLVSFRNTLLFMVLAVALQLLIALALALALNGRMPVWLRSVFRSAFFFPLVLSAASISVVMKYLFNQDFGVVNWLIGLVGVAPVPWLTSEHAAMATVILVYVWQQFGFSFLLFVGGLNNIPKEIHEAAALDGATGLRKHLGITLPLLSPTLLVASVVGIINALQVFEQPYVLTDGGPGDATRTVVMVIYERAFEQLDFGEASAVGVLLFVLIMAVTALQFRLSRRFVHYQ; encoded by the coding sequence ATGACGAACACCCAGGTCCCGGCCGTACGTCCGCGGCCCTCCACGCCACCCGCCGTCGCCGAGCGGCCGTCTGTCCGCGACCGCGGCGCCCGGCTGCTGGCCGCGCTGTTCCTGGCGCCCACGGTCGTCGGCATCGTCGTCTTCACGGTCGTGCCGATCATCGGGTCCATCGTGCTGAGCCTGTTCCACTGGAACGTGATCGACCCGCCCCGTTTCGCCGGCGGCGCCAACTACCGCACGACCTTCACGGACTCGACCGTCCTGGTCTCCTTCCGCAACACGCTCCTTTTCATGGTCCTCGCGGTCGCGCTGCAACTGCTGATCGCGCTGGCGCTGGCGCTCGCGCTGAACGGGCGGATGCCGGTGTGGCTGCGGTCGGTGTTCCGTTCGGCGTTCTTCTTCCCGCTGGTGCTGTCCGCCGCTTCGATCTCGGTGGTGATGAAGTACCTGTTCAACCAGGACTTCGGGGTGGTGAACTGGCTGATCGGCCTGGTCGGCGTCGCGCCCGTGCCCTGGCTGACCTCGGAGCACGCGGCGATGGCCACGGTGATCCTGGTCTACGTCTGGCAGCAGTTCGGTTTCTCGTTCCTGCTGTTCGTCGGCGGTCTGAACAACATCCCCAAGGAGATCCACGAGGCCGCCGCTCTCGACGGCGCGACCGGCCTGCGCAAGCACCTCGGCATCACGCTGCCGCTGCTGTCGCCGACGCTGCTCGTCGCGTCGGTGGTCGGCATCATCAATGCCCTGCAGGTCTTCGAACAGCCCTACGTCCTCACCGACGGCGGACCCGGCGACGCCACCCGCACCGTGGTGATGGTGATCTACGAGAGGGCCTTCGAGCAGCTCGACTTCGGCGAGGCATCCGCGGTGGGCGTGCTGCTCTTCGTGCTGATCATGGCGGTCACCGCCCTCCAGTTCCGGCTCAGCCGGCGTTTCGTCCACTACCAGTGA
- a CDS encoding carbohydrate ABC transporter permease — MSQATPTLSRVRYSLTPWARIAGLTVCALLTLGPVIWTVATSLRTPAQSFDLPPQIIPTHPTTAAYRGVFQQIDVWLLALNSTLVTALIAVGQMITAGLAGYAFARLEFRLKKPLFGLVLATMMVPLQVTIVPVFLVLKSMGLTDTLLGLIIPAFPTAFGTFLMRQYFLGMPKDLGEAAMLDGAGPWRIFRSVYSPLATPGLAIVGVLAFNYHWNEFFRPLILETSSQNYTLPLGLVSLQGNLGTGSISVVLAGVVLSMLPAVAVFVVGQRPLREGITSAGVNR; from the coding sequence ATGAGCCAAGCAACCCCGACCCTGAGTCGCGTACGTTACTCACTCACCCCCTGGGCCCGGATCGCTGGACTGACCGTGTGCGCCCTGCTGACGCTGGGCCCGGTCATCTGGACCGTCGCCACCTCACTGCGCACTCCGGCCCAGTCCTTCGACCTGCCCCCGCAGATCATCCCGACGCACCCGACGACCGCGGCCTACCGCGGGGTCTTCCAGCAGATCGACGTGTGGCTGCTCGCCCTGAACTCCACGCTGGTGACGGCACTGATCGCCGTCGGCCAGATGATCACGGCGGGCCTGGCCGGATACGCCTTCGCACGCCTGGAGTTCCGTCTCAAGAAGCCGCTCTTCGGCCTGGTCCTGGCGACCATGATGGTGCCGTTGCAGGTCACCATCGTGCCGGTATTCCTGGTGCTGAAGTCGATGGGCCTCACCGACACGCTCCTCGGCCTGATCATCCCGGCCTTCCCGACGGCCTTCGGCACTTTCCTGATGCGCCAGTACTTCCTCGGTATGCCGAAGGACCTGGGCGAGGCGGCCATGCTGGACGGTGCGGGGCCCTGGCGGATCTTCCGCTCGGTGTACTCGCCGCTGGCCACACCCGGCCTGGCGATCGTCGGCGTGCTGGCCTTCAACTACCACTGGAACGAGTTCTTCCGTCCACTGATCCTGGAGACCTCCAGCCAGAACTACACGCTTCCGCTGGGTCTGGTCTCCCTGCAGGGCAACCTCGGCACCGGGTCGATCTCGGTGGTCCTGGCCGGGGTCGTGCTCTCGATGCTCCCCGCCGTCGCCGTGTTCGTCGTCGGCCAGCGCCCTCTGCGCGAGGGCATCACCTCGGCAGGAGTCAACCGGTGA
- a CDS encoding glycoside hydrolase family 32 protein gives MSHDPHAPRFRISPAWGWINDPNGPFRWRGRRHLFYQYNPDAPVHADIHWGHASSRDLVHWEHHPVALTPTPGGPDEAGCWSGCVIDDAGTPTAVYTGVDRAHAGLGTICLARAADPDDERLTEWKPLPTPVVAGSPPGLDVVMFRDPFVFRCAGRRWALVGAGHADGTPSVLLYDCDDLTDWRFAGVLLDGKDPVAVGVFGDKSVGWECPHLYRTAGGDHVLLVSLWDGDPCSTGYLTGRLQADGQRALRFVSRAGGRLDQGRDFYAPAVLQEPDRALLWGWSWEARPQEEMHRAGWAGVLTAPRVVDIHPDGSLRVSPAPELDLLRPAEPFVTAPGRVPLPHTYDLTVTACEPTTASLLRGAAGRELTVRADPATGTVVLDRSAWPRTGREGSAPITVHVPKGPELALRLLVDGSLLELFVAERAMVTERVYRRPGDIAELVVDGPGARVTGWAPDPRRRG, from the coding sequence GTGAGCCACGACCCCCACGCACCTCGGTTCCGGATCAGTCCGGCCTGGGGCTGGATCAACGACCCCAACGGTCCGTTCCGTTGGCGCGGCCGCCGGCACCTCTTCTACCAGTACAACCCGGACGCCCCGGTCCACGCCGACATCCACTGGGGCCACGCCTCCAGCCGCGACCTCGTCCACTGGGAACACCACCCGGTCGCCCTCACGCCGACGCCGGGCGGCCCCGACGAGGCCGGTTGCTGGTCGGGCTGCGTGATCGACGACGCCGGCACACCGACCGCCGTATACACGGGAGTCGACCGTGCCCACGCCGGACTCGGCACCATCTGCCTGGCGCGGGCGGCGGACCCGGACGACGAGCGGCTGACCGAGTGGAAGCCGCTACCGACGCCGGTGGTGGCAGGGTCGCCGCCGGGACTGGACGTGGTGATGTTCCGCGACCCGTTCGTCTTCCGCTGCGCGGGCAGGCGCTGGGCCCTCGTCGGGGCCGGGCACGCCGACGGCACGCCGTCGGTCCTGCTCTACGACTGCGACGACCTGACCGACTGGCGGTTCGCCGGTGTGCTGCTGGACGGCAAGGACCCGGTGGCCGTGGGCGTGTTCGGCGACAAGTCGGTGGGCTGGGAGTGCCCGCACCTGTACCGGACAGCAGGCGGCGACCACGTGCTTCTGGTGTCCCTGTGGGACGGAGATCCCTGCTCCACCGGATACCTGACCGGTCGTCTGCAGGCCGATGGCCAGCGCGCGTTGAGGTTTGTGTCGCGCGCCGGCGGCCGGCTCGACCAGGGGCGGGACTTCTACGCTCCCGCCGTGCTCCAGGAGCCGGACCGCGCACTGCTGTGGGGCTGGTCGTGGGAGGCCCGCCCGCAAGAGGAGATGCACCGGGCCGGATGGGCGGGCGTACTCACCGCGCCACGGGTCGTCGACATCCACCCCGACGGTTCACTGCGGGTGAGTCCGGCCCCGGAACTCGACCTGCTGCGCCCGGCCGAGCCGTTCGTCACCGCGCCGGGCCGGGTGCCGCTTCCCCACACGTACGACCTGACGGTCACCGCATGTGAACCGACCACGGCGAGCCTGCTCCGGGGCGCGGCGGGCCGGGAGCTGACCGTCCGGGCGGACCCTGCCACGGGGACCGTCGTTCTCGACCGCAGCGCCTGGCCCCGGACCGGCAGGGAAGGCTCCGCCCCGATCACCGTGCATGTGCCGAAGGGGCCGGAACTCGCGCTCCGGCTGCTCGTCGACGGCTCGCTCCTCGAACTCTTCGTCGCGGAACGGGCCATGGTCACCGAGCGCGTCTACCGGCGCCCCGGCGACATCGCCGAGCTGGTCGTCGACGGGCCGGGTGCCCGGGTCACCGGGTGGGCGCCGGACCCACGGAGGCGCGGCTGA
- a CDS encoding LacI family DNA-binding transcriptional regulator encodes MGGAEESRSTGTGRPTSRDVARLAGVSHTAVSFVFNGRAEGNLSPATQERIRQAAARLGYRPDPVARGLRRRRTAVIGLVTDEIASSPFAGRLLRGAMETAWASDHLVLTVDSGGDPAKEDAAVAELLDRRVDGIIYAAMSLRRVRVPEGLHRTHSVLANCLPEDDSLPAVVPAERAGGRTAARLLLGAGHRRLAVIGGLDDIASVERTRGFRDALRAEGVTVPEEWIVRGGGEISAGYAGALRLLDGVEPGRRPTGVLCYNDRVAAGVLHAATRLGIDVPADLSVVGYDDQEHMAAFLTPPLTSVALPHRAMGEAAARLVLDAIEAGRTPPATVRRLACPVVSRASVGPAPTR; translated from the coding sequence GTGGGCGGTGCCGAGGAGAGCAGGAGCACGGGCACCGGGCGCCCGACGTCACGGGACGTCGCCCGGCTCGCCGGCGTGTCGCACACCGCGGTGTCCTTCGTGTTCAACGGCCGAGCCGAGGGCAACCTCTCGCCCGCCACCCAGGAACGCATCCGGCAGGCCGCGGCCCGGCTGGGCTACCGCCCCGACCCGGTGGCCCGCGGTCTGCGCCGTCGCCGTACGGCCGTGATCGGGCTGGTCACCGATGAGATCGCGTCCTCGCCGTTCGCCGGTCGGCTGCTGCGCGGCGCCATGGAGACCGCCTGGGCCAGCGACCATCTCGTCCTCACCGTCGACTCCGGCGGTGACCCGGCCAAGGAGGACGCGGCCGTCGCGGAACTGCTCGACCGGCGCGTGGACGGCATCATCTACGCGGCCATGTCACTGCGCCGGGTCCGCGTCCCCGAGGGCCTGCACCGCACCCACTCCGTGCTGGCCAACTGCCTGCCCGAGGACGACTCGCTGCCCGCCGTGGTCCCTGCCGAGCGCGCCGGTGGCCGTACCGCGGCCCGGCTGCTGCTCGGTGCGGGCCACCGCCGGCTCGCCGTGATCGGCGGTCTGGACGACATCGCCTCGGTGGAACGTACCCGCGGCTTCCGGGACGCGCTGCGCGCCGAGGGCGTCACCGTGCCCGAGGAGTGGATCGTGCGCGGCGGCGGGGAGATCTCCGCCGGATACGCGGGGGCGCTGCGCCTGCTCGACGGGGTCGAGCCGGGCCGTCGCCCCACTGGCGTCCTGTGCTACAACGACCGGGTCGCGGCGGGTGTCCTGCACGCCGCGACCCGGCTCGGGATCGACGTGCCCGCCGATCTGTCCGTGGTCGGTTACGACGACCAGGAGCACATGGCCGCGTTCCTCACACCGCCGCTCACCTCGGTCGCGCTGCCGCACCGGGCGATGGGCGAGGCGGCGGCCCGGCTGGTCTTGGATGCCATCGAAGCCGGCCGTACGCCGCCCGCGACCGTCCGGCGCCTGGCCTGCCCTGTGGTCAGCCGCGCCTCCGTGGGTCCGGCGCCCACCCGGTGA
- a CDS encoding NADPH-dependent F420 reductase → MKIGVLGTGNMADALATQWVRAGHEVFVGGRNEQKAQRLATRIGGAGHGNLWAAAGFGEVVLAALPYGAGADIVREHQSALKGKVLLDCANPVGPGFRLLTEGGPSAARRLAAAAPGVHVVKAFNLCHEDVWRMTPPVFDGQPLTVPICGDDEAALALARKLVRDMGCEPVAGGGLDRAGLLEATAALFIGLWVAERADVRAIAPPLAYATGPRAENA, encoded by the coding sequence ATGAAGATCGGTGTGCTGGGAACGGGGAACATGGCTGACGCACTGGCCACGCAGTGGGTGCGGGCCGGACATGAGGTGTTCGTCGGAGGCCGGAACGAGCAGAAGGCCCAGCGGCTGGCGACGCGCATCGGCGGTGCGGGGCACGGGAATCTGTGGGCGGCAGCCGGCTTCGGCGAGGTGGTGCTGGCAGCGCTGCCGTACGGCGCGGGAGCGGACATCGTCAGGGAGCATCAGTCGGCGCTGAAGGGGAAGGTCCTGCTCGACTGCGCCAATCCGGTCGGGCCCGGCTTCCGGCTGCTGACGGAAGGCGGCCCCTCGGCCGCGCGCCGATTGGCTGCGGCGGCACCGGGCGTGCACGTCGTCAAAGCGTTCAACCTCTGTCACGAGGACGTGTGGCGGATGACCCCGCCGGTCTTCGACGGTCAGCCCCTGACCGTTCCGATCTGCGGGGACGACGAGGCGGCACTCGCACTGGCACGCAAGCTGGTGCGGGACATGGGCTGCGAGCCGGTGGCCGGGGGCGGGCTGGACCGCGCCGGACTGCTGGAGGCGACCGCCGCGCTGTTCATCGGACTGTGGGTGGCGGAGCGGGCGGACGTACGGGCGATCGCGCCGCCGCTGGCCTATGCGACAGGTCCACGAGCCGAGAATGCGTGA
- a CDS encoding winged helix-turn-helix transcriptional regulator: protein MTTDAYLADCRARLAFDLLSNTWNAVLIWVLRDGPRRPSELRERIGGISPKVLTETLRRLEFNGLVARHAYAEAPPRVEYELTALGRTLLGPIDAFGAWAFEHGDEVMAAQERMGG, encoded by the coding sequence GTGACGACCGACGCCTACCTCGCTGACTGCCGCGCCCGCCTCGCCTTTGACCTCCTCTCCAACACCTGGAACGCCGTGCTGATCTGGGTTCTGCGGGACGGTCCCAGGCGTCCCAGCGAACTACGCGAGCGCATCGGCGGCATCAGTCCCAAGGTCCTGACCGAGACGCTGCGGCGGCTGGAGTTCAACGGGCTGGTGGCACGGCATGCCTATGCCGAAGCGCCACCTCGTGTCGAGTACGAACTCACCGCTCTGGGGCGGACCTTGCTCGGCCCGATCGACGCATTCGGCGCGTGGGCCTTCGAGCACGGCGATGAGGTCATGGCCGCCCAGGAACGAATGGGTGGGTGA